A stretch of Clostridium formicaceticum DNA encodes these proteins:
- a CDS encoding DUF2933 domain-containing protein, which produces MNHKGKNHGMMMLLCCLVPLAAILFLPRLGIQLGPVGRLAPYAMLLICPLMHIGMMVFMFKGRKQGCCEDEQAEKQIQ; this is translated from the coding sequence ATGAATCATAAGGGTAAAAACCATGGAATGATGATGTTATTATGTTGTTTGGTACCGCTAGCAGCAATTTTATTTTTACCAAGGTTAGGAATTCAACTAGGGCCAGTGGGAAGGCTGGCTCCTTATGCCATGTTACTGATTTGTCCTTTGATGCATATAGGAATGATGGTATTTATGTTTAAAGGAAGAAAGCAAGGCTGTTGTGAAGATGAGCAGGCTGAAAAACAAATACAGTAG
- a CDS encoding LDCC motif putative metal-binding protein, with the protein MKKWFQKLLKSIEKANQKNLGSKKMDCCDLNKKIKK; encoded by the coding sequence GTGAAAAAATGGTTTCAGAAGTTACTGAAGTCCATTGAAAAAGCAAATCAAAAGAACTTAGGTAGCAAGAAAATGGATTGTTGTGATTTGAATAAAAAAATAAAAAAATAA
- a CDS encoding YibE/F family protein yields the protein MKKITFILAFMLLITIIGSNMAFADSLQAEPVIERARVVDVQALEEDALENDFFTESMLVTLEVLSGEYKGQQFQVIHSLTGSFGYDIIVQPGDKVLVTVQDMEDGAVDIYISEYLRDTYIYIVLGLFAILLLFVGGFKGLKTILTLTLTILLILKVLLPGLLAGYSPILLTVAVSFVVTCITMLVVGGINTKSYAAIIGVLGGVFIAGLIAYVIGSKVSLTGLSNDEAMMLMYIPQGVNFDFRGLLFAGIIMGALGAVMDVGISIASSMEEIKSLNPNISTKALIQSGMNIGKDIMGTMTNTLILAYTGSAIPLLLLFTAYQDPLVRIINLDIIATEIIRAFAGSIGLILCIPLTAVASGLLTEKTEKKNNEEKTV from the coding sequence ATGAAAAAAATCACTTTTATATTAGCCTTTATGCTATTAATCACCATCATAGGTAGTAATATGGCCTTTGCTGATAGTTTGCAGGCAGAACCAGTGATTGAAAGAGCCAGGGTAGTAGATGTGCAGGCGTTAGAAGAAGATGCTTTAGAAAACGACTTTTTTACAGAAAGTATGCTGGTGACCTTGGAAGTTCTTTCAGGAGAATATAAGGGACAGCAATTTCAAGTAATCCACAGCCTTACAGGAAGTTTTGGTTATGATATCATTGTTCAACCAGGAGATAAGGTATTAGTAACAGTACAGGATATGGAGGATGGAGCGGTAGATATCTATATCTCTGAGTATTTAAGGGATACCTATATCTATATTGTACTAGGATTATTTGCTATCCTGCTGCTCTTTGTGGGGGGATTTAAGGGATTGAAGACAATTTTGACACTGACTTTAACCATCCTATTGATATTGAAGGTATTACTACCAGGGTTATTGGCAGGCTATAGTCCTATCCTGCTGACTGTTGCTGTATCTTTTGTAGTTACTTGTATCACGATGCTGGTGGTAGGCGGCATAAATACAAAAAGCTATGCTGCTATTATTGGCGTATTGGGTGGGGTATTTATAGCAGGGCTGATTGCTTATGTTATAGGATCAAAGGTGAGTCTAACGGGACTATCTAATGATGAAGCTATGATGTTAATGTATATTCCCCAGGGAGTAAATTTTGATTTCAGGGGTTTATTGTTTGCGGGGATTATTATGGGGGCATTGGGGGCAGTAATGGATGTAGGTATATCCATTGCGTCTAGTATGGAGGAAATTAAAAGTCTAAACCCGAATATCTCTACAAAAGCATTGATTCAATCAGGAATGAATATAGGAAAGGATATCATGGGAACCATGACCAATACCCTTATTCTAGCCTATACAGGTAGCGCTATCCCTCTATTGCTACTATTTACTGCCTATCAAGACCCTTTGGTAAGGATTATTAATCTTGATATTATTGCCACAGAAATTATAAGGGCTTTTGCCGGAAGCATTGGTTTAATATTATGCATTCCTTTAACTGCTGTGGCATCTGGGCTGCTGACAGAAAAAACAGAGAAGAAAAATAATGAGGAAAAAACAGTGTAG
- a CDS encoding HAD family hydrolase, whose translation MLFTCDLDETLIYGARFLQDENCLTKTKVRLIETKDGREISYMTEEAISRLKALSKKILFVPVTTRTIEQYKRITLFQKEIFPRYAIVSNGGTLLIGGKVDETWEALVKEKVRKNCLSYEEVLLKFKEIYSADWVVSQRRADDLFYYFIVRQDCLPKEKLDSFMDWLKENHWNAYLQRRKLYFIPSVINKGEAVEYLCDHISPDFITAAGDSLMDLPMLQKADYSITPLQGELGRLYQDEDKESKIKITSDTGILAAEEILKYIEDLNIALEKNWHQVAEETV comes from the coding sequence ATGCTATTTACCTGTGACCTAGATGAGACGTTAATTTATGGAGCTAGATTTTTACAAGATGAAAACTGTCTAACCAAGACCAAAGTACGTTTGATAGAAACAAAGGATGGCAGAGAAATTTCCTATATGACGGAGGAAGCTATAAGCAGGTTAAAAGCTCTTTCTAAAAAAATACTCTTTGTTCCTGTCACCACCCGAACGATAGAACAGTATAAAAGAATCACACTTTTCCAAAAGGAGATTTTTCCAAGGTATGCCATCGTTAGCAATGGAGGAACCCTTCTCATTGGTGGAAAAGTTGATGAGACTTGGGAGGCTTTGGTGAAGGAAAAAGTTAGAAAGAACTGTTTGTCCTATGAGGAGGTACTTTTGAAATTTAAAGAGATTTATTCTGCCGACTGGGTGGTTTCTCAAAGAAGGGCAGACGATTTATTTTATTACTTTATTGTCCGGCAGGATTGTTTACCAAAGGAGAAATTAGATAGTTTCATGGATTGGTTAAAGGAAAATCATTGGAATGCTTATTTACAGCGACGAAAACTATATTTTATTCCCAGCGTAATAAATAAAGGTGAAGCAGTTGAATATCTATGTGATCATATAAGTCCTGATTTTATTACAGCGGCAGGGGACTCTCTTATGGACCTGCCTATGCTTCAGAAGGCTGACTACAGTATAACACCGCTACAGGGAGAACTAGGGAGGCTGTATCAGGATGAGGATAAAGAAAGTAAAATAAAAATCACTTCAGATACAGGAATCCTGGCTGCGGAAGAAATACTGAAATATATTGAGGACTTAAATATAGCGTTAGAAAAGAATTGGCATCAAGTAGCAGAGGAAACTGTTTAA
- a CDS encoding cysteine protease StiP family protein gives MNEPASIGSYASKDVIFLLKDISHAVLEQDTRYREQQMQQGKHYSEMLPIEYKPSEAYMDLFHMSLNKSAKKLATAVGVVSEKVIKNKGKDVVLVSLARAGTPIGILIKRYILQKYAVDLPHYSISIIRGKGMDENALHYILRNHPSKKIQFVDGWTGKGAITKVLTESCNTFEKNYGIALDNDLAVLADPGYCVKTFGTREDFLIPSACLNATVSGLISRTVHRYDLIGDEDFHGVKYYKELRDEDVSNLFVDRISDEFSGAMMEIEKQIQHQLDYKVSWLGWKDIEKVQQQFRIESIHYIKPGIGETTRVLLRRMPWKVLVKKESDPALEHILLLAKEKNVPIEVFPSMHYKCCGLIQSLRGDQ, from the coding sequence ATGAATGAACCAGCATCCATAGGGAGTTATGCTTCTAAAGATGTTATTTTTTTATTGAAGGATATCAGTCATGCTGTATTGGAGCAGGACACTAGATATAGAGAACAACAGATGCAGCAGGGAAAACATTATTCTGAGATGCTACCTATAGAGTATAAACCTTCTGAAGCTTATATGGACCTATTTCATATGTCTTTAAATAAGTCGGCTAAAAAGTTGGCGACAGCAGTGGGGGTGGTTTCTGAGAAAGTTATAAAAAATAAAGGCAAAGATGTTGTATTGGTTTCTTTAGCCAGAGCCGGCACGCCCATAGGTATATTAATCAAGCGCTATATTCTACAAAAATATGCTGTAGATTTACCACACTACAGTATTTCCATTATTCGGGGAAAAGGGATGGATGAAAATGCCCTTCACTATATTTTGAGAAATCACCCATCAAAGAAAATTCAATTTGTTGATGGATGGACAGGAAAGGGAGCTATTACCAAAGTATTAACAGAATCCTGCAATACCTTCGAGAAAAATTACGGTATAGCTTTGGATAATGATCTAGCAGTTCTTGCGGATCCTGGGTATTGTGTGAAGACTTTTGGAACAAGAGAGGATTTTTTAATTCCCAGTGCTTGTTTAAATGCAACGGTCTCAGGGCTTATTAGCCGTACTGTGCATCGGTATGATTTAATTGGAGATGAAGATTTTCATGGCGTTAAGTATTATAAGGAATTAAGGGATGAAGATGTATCGAACCTGTTTGTGGATAGGATTTCCGATGAGTTTTCTGGGGCAATGATGGAAATTGAAAAACAAATACAGCATCAGCTGGACTATAAGGTCAGTTGGCTAGGGTGGAAAGATATAGAAAAAGTACAGCAGCAGTTTCGTATAGAAAGCATTCATTATATTAAACCAGGGATTGGAGAAACAACTCGGGTTCTCCTCAGAAGAATGCCATGGAAAGTATTGGTAAAAAAGGAAAGTGATCCAGCTTTAGAACATATCCTCCTGCTAGCTAAGGAGAAAAATGTACCGATAGAGGTGTTTCCATCTATGCACTATAAATGCTGCGGATTGATTCAGTCCCTAAGAGGTGATCAATAA
- a CDS encoding phosphoribosyltransferase family protein produces MKEKTLPTCSREEWNFSIANDFELTAEIFHNPYEIPLDRLFSVAARKNKNRRFLFVSKILGKHIPVPPYISLLGGAALAATYMEAIYGKKTTLIESIIEAIAQEKKCEETYQLIKKNPFVLPEPVIFIGFAETATALGHSVFDCFSHGCTYIHTTREKIPEMASLINFEEEHSHATSHRYYSVDKDLLKSSSPVVLIDDEITTGKTALNFITAIQKKYPRKDYVVVSLLDWRSEEDQQRFRLLESKLGIRIQTVSLISGRIKIREKMNREVTKVNPPTEKAEGEGLTSQVEIKTLCFDEFFPNILPFSSVNSLGEKNKTPYLLETGRFGIGSKDKNIVDEATEAIGSILRKMRKGKYSLCLGTGEFIYLPMRIAAHMGEGVRYHATTRSPIFPEKRENYAVQNAFSFESPDDPEIINYLYNIPYASYDDLYIFFEREIPSQRLAPLVEVAKKLGISHVFFIFCVGGKRYE; encoded by the coding sequence ATGAAAGAAAAAACTTTACCAACCTGCTCACGTGAAGAATGGAATTTTTCTATTGCAAATGATTTTGAGTTAACTGCTGAAATTTTTCATAATCCTTATGAAATTCCTCTTGATCGACTGTTTTCTGTGGCGGCCCGCAAAAATAAAAATAGACGTTTTTTGTTTGTTAGTAAAATACTGGGAAAACATATTCCTGTGCCTCCTTATATTTCCTTATTAGGAGGTGCAGCTTTAGCTGCAACCTATATGGAAGCGATTTATGGTAAAAAGACAACCCTCATTGAATCTATTATTGAAGCCATTGCGCAGGAAAAAAAATGTGAAGAAACCTATCAGCTGATAAAAAAGAATCCTTTTGTATTGCCAGAACCAGTGATCTTCATAGGTTTTGCTGAAACAGCAACAGCCCTAGGTCATTCAGTTTTTGACTGCTTTTCCCATGGATGCACTTATATTCATACCACACGGGAAAAGATTCCTGAAATGGCGTCGTTGATTAACTTTGAAGAGGAACACTCCCATGCCACATCCCATCGGTACTATTCTGTAGATAAAGATCTATTAAAGTCCTCAAGTCCTGTTGTGTTAATTGATGACGAAATAACTACAGGAAAAACTGCCCTAAACTTCATTACCGCCATACAGAAAAAATACCCGCGAAAAGATTACGTTGTAGTATCTCTACTGGATTGGCGTTCTGAAGAGGATCAACAGCGGTTTCGCTTATTAGAATCTAAGCTAGGTATTCGAATTCAAACGGTGTCTTTAATTTCAGGTAGAATTAAAATAAGAGAAAAGATGAACCGAGAAGTAACAAAAGTGAATCCTCCTACAGAAAAGGCGGAGGGAGAAGGTTTAACCTCTCAAGTGGAGATAAAAACATTATGTTTTGATGAATTTTTTCCTAATATACTGCCCTTTTCCTCTGTAAACTCATTGGGAGAGAAAAATAAGACCCCTTATCTACTAGAGACAGGGAGATTTGGGATAGGTTCAAAGGATAAAAATATTGTTGATGAAGCTACAGAAGCCATTGGAAGCATTTTGAGAAAAATGAGGAAAGGAAAATATTCCTTATGTCTTGGAACAGGAGAGTTTATTTACTTGCCTATGAGAATCGCAGCCCATATGGGTGAAGGGGTGAGGTATCATGCTACCACCAGAAGTCCTATTTTCCCAGAGAAAAGAGAAAACTATGCTGTGCAAAATGCTTTCTCTTTTGAAAGTCCTGATGACCCTGAGATCATAAATTACTTATATAATATTCCTTATGCTTCTTATGATGATCTATATATTTTTTTTGAACGGGAAATTCCTTCTCAAAGACTTGCACCTCTGGTGGAGGTAGCAAAGAAGCTGGGGATTTCTCATGTGTTTTTTATATTTTGTGTGGGAGGTAAGCGCTATGAATGA
- a CDS encoding HpcH/HpaI aldolase/citrate lyase family protein: MRYFDDLTYEKKQDIFYSLPGEFQRDSEKDLLAYALGAVLYMPVTREGISEEIIHCKHKGLMSMVLCLEDAVGDHEIQRAEEKLWEHLKILHLAIETGGMDSTKLPLIFVRVRNIEQMERMMMVAGETLCLITGFVFPKFSQYNGEAYFQQLKKLNHHLKIKLYGMPILEAPEIIYKESRIDALNNIKKLLDKYRDLVLNIRIGATDFSGLFGIRRSYDLRIYDIAVIRDCIGDIVNFFCRAEEGHVVSGPVWEYFSKADRILKPQLRQGPFENAYGEKGIKLRAQILDKYLDGLIHEVLLDKANGLTGKTIIHPSHILPVQALQVVSHEEYIDARSILSNNNGQLGVIKSQYANKMNEIKPHIHWAKKIMIKSKIYGVFHERKNFTNLLT; the protein is encoded by the coding sequence ATGAGATATTTTGATGATTTAACCTATGAAAAAAAGCAAGACATTTTTTATTCCTTACCTGGGGAATTTCAAAGGGATAGTGAGAAAGACTTATTAGCCTATGCACTAGGGGCGGTTCTTTATATGCCAGTAACAAGAGAAGGAATTTCTGAAGAGATTATTCACTGTAAACATAAGGGCCTAATGTCTATGGTGCTTTGTCTAGAGGATGCTGTTGGAGATCATGAAATTCAAAGGGCTGAGGAAAAACTATGGGAACATTTAAAAATATTACATCTAGCAATAGAAACAGGAGGGATGGATAGTACAAAGCTTCCGCTTATTTTCGTAAGGGTACGGAATATTGAACAAATGGAAAGAATGATGATGGTAGCAGGTGAAACCCTCTGCCTTATAACAGGCTTTGTTTTTCCTAAATTTTCTCAATATAATGGTGAAGCTTATTTTCAACAATTAAAAAAGCTTAACCATCATCTGAAGATCAAATTGTATGGGATGCCGATTTTAGAGGCTCCGGAAATCATCTACAAAGAATCCAGGATAGATGCCCTAAATAATATAAAGAAGCTATTAGACAAGTACAGAGATTTAGTGCTAAATATACGGATTGGCGCTACAGATTTTTCAGGTTTATTTGGTATTCGTAGAAGTTATGACTTAAGGATTTACGATATCGCAGTGATTCGGGATTGTATTGGGGATATTGTAAACTTTTTTTGTCGTGCAGAAGAAGGGCATGTGGTTTCAGGGCCGGTATGGGAGTATTTTTCAAAGGCTGATAGAATTTTAAAGCCCCAACTTCGCCAAGGTCCCTTCGAAAATGCTTATGGTGAGAAGGGAATTAAGTTACGGGCGCAAATATTGGATAAATATTTAGATGGTTTAATTCACGAGGTTTTATTGGATAAGGCAAATGGATTAACAGGAAAAACCATTATCCATCCAAGCCATATTCTCCCTGTACAAGCCCTTCAGGTGGTGAGTCATGAGGAGTATATAGATGCTCGTAGTATACTATCCAACAACAATGGCCAGCTAGGCGTAATTAAAAGCCAATATGCTAATAAAATGAACGAAATTAAGCCGCATATTCATTGGGCTAAGAAAATTATGATAAAATCTAAAATTTATGGGGTGTTTCATGAAAGAAAAAACTTTACCAACCTGCTCACGTGA
- a CDS encoding TIGR00266 family protein — MQYKILYQDAFPIIEVKLQKGEMVKAESDAMVSMSDTVDVDGKMEGGLFKGLGRMLAGEKFFFQTLRANRGAGEVLLAPSIPGGITDIELDGSYNLCVQKDGFLAATEGIEVSTQMQNLARGLFSGEGFFILSVGGRGTVFVNSYGAIHPINLEAGQEVIVDNSHLVAWPDYMKYTIEKASKGWISSWTSGEGLVCRFRGPGTVLIQTRNPQGFGSWIRQFIPTNK, encoded by the coding sequence ATGCAATATAAAATACTTTATCAAGATGCTTTTCCGATTATTGAGGTAAAGCTTCAAAAAGGAGAAATGGTGAAGGCGGAGTCTGATGCTATGGTATCCATGTCTGATACGGTTGATGTGGACGGAAAGATGGAGGGGGGACTTTTTAAGGGATTAGGAAGAATGTTGGCGGGAGAAAAGTTTTTCTTTCAAACCCTTAGGGCTAACCGAGGAGCGGGAGAAGTTTTACTAGCCCCTTCTATTCCAGGAGGGATTACTGACATAGAGCTAGATGGCTCCTATAACTTATGTGTTCAAAAAGATGGATTTTTAGCTGCTACAGAGGGCATTGAAGTTTCAACACAGATGCAAAATCTAGCAAGAGGATTATTTTCAGGGGAAGGTTTTTTTATTCTTAGTGTAGGGGGACGGGGGACTGTCTTTGTTAATTCCTATGGTGCCATCCATCCTATCAACCTTGAAGCTGGACAGGAGGTAATTGTTGATAATAGTCATCTAGTAGCATGGCCTGATTATATGAAGTATACCATTGAGAAAGCTTCGAAGGGATGGATTTCAAGCTGGACATCGGGAGAAGGTCTTGTATGTCGATTCAGGGGCCCTGGAACTGTTTTGATTCAAACCCGTAATCCTCAAGGATTTGGTTCATGGATTCGACAGTTTATACCTACCAACAAATAA
- a CDS encoding L-2-amino-thiazoline-4-carboxylic acid hydrolase has translation MCEGKYTQAELTDAFRAAIEDRAKWFYLLLKYAKEENADVDKIAEKAIREFGHMKGVAIGKADTAKDFAKALLTGHAREAFAMNPVKLEEEESVLQFSYCALVEAWKKLGCSDEEVAHLCKLARYGDYGMVEAFENLELDFNQLLSEGDACCELVIRKKK, from the coding sequence ATGTGTGAAGGTAAATATACGCAAGCAGAATTAACCGATGCTTTTAGAGCTGCCATAGAAGATCGAGCAAAGTGGTTTTATTTATTACTAAAATATGCAAAAGAAGAAAATGCTGATGTCGATAAGATTGCAGAAAAAGCCATTAGAGAGTTTGGTCATATGAAGGGGGTAGCCATCGGAAAGGCGGATACAGCAAAAGATTTTGCTAAAGCTTTATTAACAGGTCATGCAAGAGAAGCTTTTGCAATGAACCCTGTTAAATTAGAGGAAGAAGAGAGTGTATTACAATTTAGCTATTGTGCCTTAGTAGAAGCTTGGAAAAAGCTTGGCTGTTCTGATGAAGAAGTAGCGCATCTATGTAAGCTTGCAAGATATGGGGATTATGGTATGGTGGAAGCCTTTGAAAACTTAGAACTGGATTTCAATCAGCTATTGAGTGAAGGGGATGCCTGTTGCGAGTTAGTCATTAGGAAGAAAAAATAA
- a CDS encoding ABC transporter ATP-binding protein, producing MLKISDLSTFYGNIQALRGIDLEIKQGEVVALIGSNGAGKTTLLKTITGLIKPKTGTILLEDKEITKMEASDIVKLGISLSPEGRQVFPKMTVVENLEIGAFIRKDSKEIRESFERVYQLFPRLYERKNQEAGTLSGGEQQMVAIGRALMSKPKLLLLDEPSLGLAPMLVEMIFELVKEINLQGTTILLIEQNARMALMVADRGYVIETGKIVLQDSADQLLVSDEVRKAYLGE from the coding sequence ATGCTGAAGATTTCGGATCTCTCCACCTTTTATGGAAATATACAGGCCCTGAGGGGGATAGACTTAGAAATAAAACAGGGTGAAGTTGTTGCCTTGATTGGTAGCAATGGTGCCGGTAAAACTACTTTATTAAAAACCATAACGGGATTAATTAAACCCAAGACGGGTACTATCCTATTGGAGGATAAAGAAATTACGAAAATGGAGGCCTCTGATATTGTAAAGCTGGGGATTAGTCTTTCGCCGGAGGGGAGGCAGGTTTTTCCTAAAATGACGGTGGTAGAAAACCTGGAGATAGGAGCTTTTATTCGGAAGGACAGCAAAGAAATAAGGGAATCCTTTGAAAGGGTATATCAATTATTTCCTAGGCTATATGAAAGAAAGAATCAAGAGGCAGGAACCCTTAGTGGAGGGGAACAACAAATGGTGGCCATAGGCAGGGCTTTAATGAGTAAGCCTAAGCTATTGCTTTTAGATGAGCCCTCTCTAGGCTTAGCCCCTATGCTGGTAGAAATGATTTTTGAATTGGTAAAGGAAATCAATCTTCAGGGAACAACAATTTTATTAATAGAGCAAAATGCAAGAATGGCTTTGATGGTAGCTGATAGAGGTTATGTTATTGAAACTGGTAAAATTGTTTTACAGGATAGTGCAGATCAACTGCTGGTAAGTGATGAAGTAAGAAAAGCTTACCTAGGTGAGTAA
- a CDS encoding ABC transporter ATP-binding protein translates to MKLLEVDNLTMMFGGLKAVNDVNLNIHQGEIVSLIGPNGAGKTTFFNMLTGIYKPTSGTIQFQNKRIDGIPPQKIIEQGIARTFQNIRLFSHMTVLENVLLGMHSCSSNNLLHALLRTKKFYQEEQENTMKAKELLATVGLLKKSSDYAKNLSYGQQRKLEIIRALASRPKLLLLDEPAAGMNPQETEDLMKYISGLKDLGITVLLIEHDMKLVMKISDRIYVLDHGTKIAEGEPSVIKSNQAVIEAYLGKGA, encoded by the coding sequence ATGAAACTGCTAGAAGTTGACAATCTCACCATGATGTTTGGTGGTCTAAAGGCAGTAAATGATGTAAATTTAAACATTCATCAGGGAGAAATTGTTAGTTTAATAGGGCCGAATGGTGCAGGGAAAACAACTTTTTTTAACATGTTAACGGGGATTTATAAACCCACCAGCGGCACAATTCAATTCCAGAACAAAAGGATTGATGGTATCCCACCTCAAAAAATTATTGAACAAGGTATTGCAAGAACCTTTCAAAATATTAGATTGTTTTCTCATATGACGGTCTTGGAAAATGTTCTTTTAGGTATGCATAGCTGCAGTAGCAACAATTTGTTACACGCCTTATTGAGGACCAAAAAGTTTTATCAGGAAGAACAAGAAAACACGATGAAAGCAAAGGAGTTACTAGCGACAGTAGGTCTGCTTAAAAAATCAAGCGATTATGCTAAAAATCTTTCCTATGGACAGCAGCGGAAATTGGAAATTATCAGAGCCTTAGCTTCACGACCCAAGCTACTGTTACTGGATGAGCCCGCTGCAGGCATGAACCCTCAGGAAACAGAGGATTTGATGAAATACATCAGTGGATTAAAGGATTTAGGTATTACTGTTTTATTGATAGAACACGATATGAAATTAGTCATGAAGATTTCTGATAGAATCTATGTCTTAGATCATGGTACGAAGATTGCTGAGGGAGAGCCCTCTGTTATAAAAAGCAATCAAGCGGTTATCGAAGCCTATCTTGGGAAGGGGGCTTAA
- a CDS encoding branched-chain amino acid ABC transporter permease, translated as METIIKKLDKKKKIPKAKAALLGSLVLVLLLLPLFSINNFQMRMIIMVGIYMVLAMSLNLITGYTGQLSLGHAAFYGIGAYTSAILSMRFGMSFMITAPIAAILSAFVALLLGIPTLKLQGAYFAIVTLGFSEIVRIIALNWIQLTRGPMGIPGIARPLIFGYQISSSKDYYYLILALVVITYLSIYRIMHSRLGRAFSAIREDELAAQAMGVDTLKYKILSFTIAAFFAGLAGSFYAHYITYIDPQSFTFNESIQILSMVVLGGMGNMWGAMVGTIILVIAPEMLRFLEDYRMVMYGAVLIIMMLTRPQGILGGIQFKLDREEEDHHETARS; from the coding sequence ATGGAAACCATAATAAAAAAACTGGATAAAAAGAAAAAAATACCTAAGGCAAAAGCTGCATTGCTAGGCAGTTTAGTACTTGTTTTACTGTTATTACCTTTGTTTTCTATAAATAACTTTCAAATGCGGATGATTATTATGGTGGGGATTTATATGGTGTTGGCTATGAGTTTAAATCTCATCACTGGTTATACAGGACAACTGTCCTTGGGGCATGCAGCTTTTTATGGGATAGGGGCTTATACCTCTGCTATTCTAAGTATGCGTTTTGGTATGAGTTTTATGATTACAGCCCCTATTGCAGCCATTCTTTCTGCTTTTGTGGCACTTTTATTAGGTATACCTACACTTAAACTTCAGGGGGCTTATTTTGCAATTGTTACCCTTGGATTTTCAGAAATTGTAAGAATCATTGCTTTAAACTGGATTCAGCTTACAAGGGGACCGATGGGTATTCCTGGTATTGCTAGACCGCTTATCTTTGGCTATCAAATTAGCAGTAGCAAGGATTATTATTATTTGATCTTAGCTTTGGTAGTGATTACCTATCTAAGCATCTATAGAATTATGCACTCAAGGCTAGGAAGAGCTTTTAGTGCCATCAGAGAAGATGAATTAGCTGCTCAGGCTATGGGGGTAGACACACTGAAGTATAAAATTCTATCCTTCACCATTGCTGCGTTTTTTGCAGGCTTAGCAGGCAGCTTTTATGCCCATTACATTACCTACATTGACCCCCAGAGTTTTACCTTTAATGAATCTATACAAATTTTAAGTATGGTGGTTTTAGGCGGTATGGGAAATATGTGGGGAGCAATGGTAGGTACTATTATTTTAGTTATTGCACCTGAAATGCTGCGGTTTTTAGAGGATTATAGAATGGTAATGTATGGGGCAGTACTGATTATTATGATGCTGACAAGGCCTCAGGGGATTTTGGGAGGTATTCAGTTTAAGTTGGATCGTGAGGAGGAAGATCACCATGAAACTGCTAGAAGTTGA